The genome window GAATACGCCCGCGTCGCCCATGCGGTGCAGGCCATGCACCGGGTGAAGCCAAAGGACTGGCGCGCCTGCCGGCGGATGCTGGAGACCGAGTTCGGCTACGACCGCTATCCCGGCGTCTGCCATATCATCCCGAATGCCGGGCTGCTGATCCTGGCGCTGCTGTACGGCCAGGGCGACCTGTCGCGCACGGTCGAGATCGCGACCATGGGCGGCTGGGACACCGACTGCAACGCCGGCAATGCCGGGGCCATCGTCGGCACGCTGGCCGGCATCGCCGGGGTGGCGGCGCATTACCGCAAGCCGATCAACGATTGCATCGTCGCCTCCGGCGTCACCGGGTCGCTCAACATCGTCGACATCCCCAGCTTCTGCCGCGAGCTGGCGGTGCTGGCCCATCGCCTGGCCGGGGGGGAGCCGCCGGCGGAGTGGGTGGCGGACATGGAGCGGCGCGGCATCCGCTTCGACTTCGACCTGCCGGGGTCGACCCATGGCTTCCGCACCGAGGCCGACAATCGCATCGCGCTGTCCTGGTCGGACGAGCGCAAGGCGACCGGCCGCGGCGCGCTGTGCGCCCTGCTGGACCGGCTGGAGCGCGGCGATGGCGGCCGGATCTTTTGGAAGCCGTTCTACCGTCGCAGCGATTTCGACGACGAGCGCTACCGGCCGATGTTCTCGCCCGTGGTGGCGACGGGGCAGGAGGCGACCCTGCGCCTCTGGCTCGACCCCTGGGAGGGCGACGGCCATCTCCGCATCGTGCCCTATGTCCGCCGGGCGATGAGCGGCACGATCGACGAGATCGGCGCCTGGGCCCAGCCGCCGGCGGGGGAGTGGCAGGAGCTGCGCTTCACCGTGCCGGAGACGGGCGGCGAGGCGGTCGACGAGATCGGCATCAAGGTCGAGTATTTCGGCCGGCTGAAGTTCCTCGGCCGGATCTTCATCGACGCGTTCGCCGTCTCCGGCCCCGGCTCGGCCCGCCTCGATCCGCGGATCGAGGCCAATGAGTGGGGCGGCATCACCCGCTGCACCTGGAACCGCGGCGTCTGGCGCATCGAGGACGGCCGCATCCACGCCCTCACGGCGACCGACGCCGATCTCTGGACCGGCCATCTCTACGCCCGCGACCAGACCGTGACGGCCGAGATCACGCCGCTGGCCGGCGACGGGCATCTGGTCTGCGCCCGGGGCCAGGGCAATGAGCGCTGCTATGCCGCCGGCTTCGTCTCGGCAGAGGAGGTGGCGATCATCCGCCGCGACTTCGGCGAGACCGTGCTGGCCCGCGCGCCGTTCAAACGCGAGCTCGGCCGGACCTACAGCCTGGCGTTGGAAGCGGTGGGTGACCGGCTGGCCCTGTCGGTCGACGGCCAGGTGCTGCTGGAGGCCCACGATGCCACGCTGGCCTATGGCATGGCCGGCCTGCGCATGCCCTCGGCCGGGCGGATGCAGGCGGGGGTGATCGAGATCCGTGAGGCCGCCCATGGCTGAGGCGCGGCCCGCCCGCATTGAGCCGGAGCGCGCGGGGCCGCTCTCCGGCATCCGCGTGCTCGATCTGTCGCGCGTCGTCGCCGGCAACGCGCTGGGGCTGGAGCTGGCGGATTTCGGCGCCGAGGTGATCAAGGTCGAGCCGCCGGGCGGCGACCCGCTGCGCGATTGGCAGGTGAAGGGCCACAGCCTCTATTGGAAGGAGCTGTCGCGCAACAAGCTGTCGGTCGTGCTCGACCTGCGCAAGCCGGAGGGGATGGCGGCGCTGGAGCGGCTGATCCCGACCGCCGATGTGATGATCGAGAATTTCCGGCCGGGCGTGCTGGAGGAGATGGGGCTGGCGCCCGACCGGCTGCAGGCGATGGCGCCGGACCTGATCCTGGTCCGCATCTCCGGCTTCGGCCAGACCGGCCCGGCCAGCCGCCTGCCGGGCTTCGGCACGCTGGTGGAGGCGATGTCCGGCTTCGCCTCGCGCAACGGCTTCGCCGACCGCGAGCCGGTGCTGCCGCCGCTGGCCCTGGCCGACATGATCGCCGGGCTGCACGGCGCCAAGGCGGTGCTGGCGGCGCTGCGGGCCCGCGACCGCGGCATGGCCCGCGGCCAGGTGATCGACCTGTCGCTCCTGGAGGCGATGTATTCCGTGCTGGGGCCGGAGGCCGGCAGCTACGCCGTCACCCGCCAGGTCAAGGAGCGTACGGGCAGCGCCTCGGGCAACAGCGCGCCGCGCAACGTCTACAAGACCCGCGACGGCCGCTGGATTGCCATGTCCGGCTCCACCGACCGGATGGCCAAGCGCATCCTGCTGCTGGTCGGCGGCGACGCCCTGGCGCGGGATCCGCGCTTCGCCACCAACGCCGACCGGGTGCGCAATCGCGCGGTGCTGGACGCCATCATCGGCGAATGGATCGGCGCCCGCGACCGCGACACGGCGCTGGCTGTCTTCCGGGCCGAGGGCATCACCGTCGGCCCGGTGCACGACATCGCCGACTTCATGGCCGACGAGCATGTGATCGAGCGCGAGGTGGTGGTGTCGATCCCCGACCCGGATCTGGGCCCCCTGCCGGTGCACAACGTCCTGCCGCGCCTGTCGGCCACGCCCGGCGCGATCCGCCGCCTGGCGCCGGCGGTCGGGGCGGACGCCGAGGACGTGCTGCGCCGCGCCGGCTTCTCGGACGAGGAGATCGCGGGCCTGCGCGCCGCCGGGGCGCTGGGGTGATCCCGGCCGGCTACGACGACCGGGTCTATGCCGGATGGCTGGGCAAATGCATCGGCGTCCGCTTCGGCGCGCCGCTGGAGAACTGGACCGAAGCCCAGATCCGCAGCCATGTCGGCGAGCTGGTGTTCTATCTCAGCGAGGATGACGGCCGGTTCTTCAAGCCGGACGACGACACCGCCTTCTCGATGATCCTGGCCCGCATCTTCGAGGATTGCGGCGCCTCCACGGAGGTGACGACGCAGCAGATCGCCGAAGGCTGGCTGAATTATCTGGGCGATCAGCACGGCACGCTGTGGTGGGGCGGCTACGGCGTCGCCGCCATGCACACCGCCTACGTCAACCTGGCGGCCGGGATCCCGGCGCCGCTGGCGGGATCGGCCGCGCTCAACGGCCGGATCGTCGCCGAGGAGATCGGCGGCCAGATCTTCGCCGATATCTGGGGGCTGATGGCGCCCGGGCGGCCGGGCCTCGCCGCCGATCTGTCGGAGCGGGCGGCACGGGTGGCCTGGGACGGCAACGCGCTGCAGGGCGCGCGCTTCGTCGCCGCCATGGTCAGCGCCGCCTTCGCCGAGCGCGATCCGGCGGCGCTGATCGAGGCCGCGCTGGCCCGGATCGACCGCGACGGCGACTACGCCGCCGTGGTCCGCGCCATGATCGGTGCCCATCGCCGGTTTCCGGACGACTGGCGGGCTGCCTTCGCCGTGCTGTCGGCCGAGTT of Inquilinus sp. Marseille-Q2685 contains these proteins:
- a CDS encoding CaiB/BaiF CoA-transferase family protein, producing the protein MAEARPARIEPERAGPLSGIRVLDLSRVVAGNALGLELADFGAEVIKVEPPGGDPLRDWQVKGHSLYWKELSRNKLSVVLDLRKPEGMAALERLIPTADVMIENFRPGVLEEMGLAPDRLQAMAPDLILVRISGFGQTGPASRLPGFGTLVEAMSGFASRNGFADREPVLPPLALADMIAGLHGAKAVLAALRARDRGMARGQVIDLSLLEAMYSVLGPEAGSYAVTRQVKERTGSASGNSAPRNVYKTRDGRWIAMSGSTDRMAKRILLLVGGDALARDPRFATNADRVRNRAVLDAIIGEWIGARDRDTALAVFRAEGITVGPVHDIADFMADEHVIEREVVVSIPDPDLGPLPVHNVLPRLSATPGAIRRLAPAVGADAEDVLRRAGFSDEEIAGLRAAGALG
- a CDS encoding ADP-ribosylglycohydrolase family protein; amino-acid sequence: MPLPTDTIDRIYAGFLGKAIGVRLGAPVEPTIWTWDRIDKTYGEITGYLRDFKNFAADDDTNGPVYFIRALRDFGLDPSPQDVGRTWLNYAAELHGMFWWGGYGISTEHTAFANLQSGIPAPESGSIARNGAVIAEQIGGQIFVDSWGWVCPGDPARAADLAARAASVSHDGNGLHGARFVAACIAKAFVAETIEEVVEAGLAAIPAGSEYARVAHAVQAMHRVKPKDWRACRRMLETEFGYDRYPGVCHIIPNAGLLILALLYGQGDLSRTVEIATMGGWDTDCNAGNAGAIVGTLAGIAGVAAHYRKPINDCIVASGVTGSLNIVDIPSFCRELAVLAHRLAGGEPPAEWVADMERRGIRFDFDLPGSTHGFRTEADNRIALSWSDERKATGRGALCALLDRLERGDGGRIFWKPFYRRSDFDDERYRPMFSPVVATGQEATLRLWLDPWEGDGHLRIVPYVRRAMSGTIDEIGAWAQPPAGEWQELRFTVPETGGEAVDEIGIKVEYFGRLKFLGRIFIDAFAVSGPGSARLDPRIEANEWGGITRCTWNRGVWRIEDGRIHALTATDADLWTGHLYARDQTVTAEITPLAGDGHLVCARGQGNERCYAAGFVSAEEVAIIRRDFGETVLARAPFKRELGRTYSLALEAVGDRLALSVDGQVLLEAHDATLAYGMAGLRMPSAGRMQAGVIEIREAAHG